A part of Pseudobacteriovorax antillogorgiicola genomic DNA contains:
- a CDS encoding HEAT repeat domain-containing protein: MLKKVLGLLAVLVLTLGFLSSLKERPEVQSPEADLTTSSQVFRITTSPGDELQYHARFETTVSIGSVKLEALEALKLEADLVIRYYQQDSRGMLAGMRLKNMEIQAPKAMALDTNLENLEILYFDQVGGIEEFYVSKDMAPWLSSLLRGAAAAVQVSLPQESQLTVGATWSGSEPSPNGPIALRMSSTVNNDRLSLVKSYLHVAGDPSLVVQKDSQGLFSYHRDGFLIGLDHQLAIRKYDEGSSVLGAQQIQLTFQQRRRGLDLFNPLANRLSKMNAVAADEPLEANKEMTTVRMKQALSGLTQEQLLEKIVSLQGFDDQNIGVVLIQLEAMLHLNPQFKNVLWDQLQLAQSTTEYDWQLSLIMGAFASMDAVDIEDELIFYSESNRHAPDVVQQTAFALSDLKKPSVAVRNHLMDLSQSNDSEIRTMGILSLGALARHKEHNDLVLSHLRAQLRDANDDDKLIFLAAINNSHSQENLSTLSRYFDSSDEVLAAQAVYGLKHVASKDALPLLAKTLRTESREAVLLQALQALGAHVHDPRTYDLVRMIVDGDYGAQVKVEALNVVAGMIPYKPEVRGYLETIKGSHSYLQRIRSYAGDILLSSTPS; the protein is encoded by the coding sequence ATGCTTAAGAAAGTGCTTGGTCTTCTTGCTGTCCTAGTATTGACCCTCGGGTTCCTAAGTTCGCTTAAAGAGAGGCCTGAGGTTCAGAGTCCCGAAGCTGATTTAACGACTAGCTCACAGGTCTTTCGCATCACGACCTCTCCAGGGGATGAGCTTCAATACCACGCTCGTTTTGAAACCACAGTTAGCATTGGCTCTGTTAAGCTTGAGGCCCTCGAAGCACTAAAGTTAGAAGCAGATCTTGTGATTCGTTATTATCAGCAAGATTCCCGAGGCATGCTGGCAGGTATGCGCCTGAAAAACATGGAGATTCAAGCCCCGAAGGCCATGGCACTAGACACCAATCTTGAAAACCTTGAGATTCTATACTTCGATCAGGTTGGTGGTATCGAAGAGTTTTATGTTTCTAAAGATATGGCTCCATGGCTAAGCTCCCTCCTGCGTGGCGCTGCGGCTGCCGTGCAGGTGAGCTTGCCACAGGAGTCGCAACTCACCGTTGGGGCTACTTGGTCAGGGTCCGAACCTAGCCCCAACGGTCCTATTGCCCTTAGAATGAGCAGCACCGTGAACAATGACCGACTCTCACTGGTTAAGTCATATCTACACGTAGCTGGAGATCCCAGCCTGGTTGTCCAGAAAGATTCTCAAGGCTTGTTTAGCTACCATAGGGACGGTTTCTTAATAGGCTTAGATCATCAATTAGCAATTCGAAAGTATGACGAAGGTTCTAGTGTCTTGGGGGCACAGCAAATCCAGCTAACGTTTCAACAGCGTCGTCGCGGTCTCGATTTATTCAATCCGCTAGCAAACCGGCTAAGCAAGATGAATGCGGTAGCCGCCGATGAGCCGCTAGAAGCAAACAAAGAGATGACTACAGTACGGATGAAGCAGGCGCTTTCAGGTCTGACTCAGGAGCAACTACTCGAAAAGATAGTTTCACTTCAAGGTTTTGATGATCAAAATATTGGTGTTGTGCTCATCCAGTTGGAGGCTATGTTACACCTCAATCCTCAGTTTAAAAATGTACTTTGGGATCAATTGCAGCTCGCTCAGAGCACTACCGAGTATGACTGGCAATTGAGTTTGATAATGGGGGCCTTTGCTAGCATGGATGCTGTTGATATTGAAGATGAACTGATTTTCTATAGCGAAAGCAATCGTCATGCGCCGGATGTGGTGCAACAGACCGCCTTTGCATTGTCGGATCTCAAAAAGCCGAGTGTTGCAGTTCGAAATCATCTGATGGATCTTAGCCAGTCCAATGACAGCGAGATACGTACGATGGGGATACTAAGCCTTGGGGCGCTCGCTCGCCATAAAGAACATAATGATCTGGTCTTGAGTCACCTCAGAGCGCAGCTTAGAGACGCTAACGATGATGACAAGCTGATATTCCTAGCAGCGATTAATAATAGCCATAGCCAAGAAAATCTATCCACCCTTTCGAGATACTTCGATTCATCTGATGAGGTCCTAGCAGCCCAAGCGGTCTATGGGTTGAAGCATGTGGCCAGCAAGGATGCGTTACCCTTGCTGGCCAAGACCTTGAGAACTGAGTCCCGTGAAGCTGTATTGTTGCAAGCATTACAGGCGCTGGGGGCTCATGTGCATGATCCTAGAACCTATGATTTGGTACGAATGATAGTTGACGGTGACTACGGGGCGCAGGTTAAGGTTGAAGCCCTGAACGTGGTTGCGGGCATGATCCCTTACAAGCCTGAAGTAAGAGGCTACTTGGAAACAATCAAGGGCAGTCATAGCTACCTTCAACGGATAAGAAGCTATGCCGGGGACATTTTGCTTAGTAGCACTCCCAGTTGA
- a CDS encoding alpha/beta fold hydrolase gives MLDTHKDHQEISQVSEASHVATLAIAGDVLGLAEIPKVNVAYHLQGNPSQPWVAVQGGISAHRGAGLAIAGRQPWWRDVVGPHKAINTQQVAVLSIDFIGGGDGSSGPKDDSWPSATQVSPEVQARAIQQVMVHHRIPQLKAFVGASYGGQIGLSFRSLFADCLERLIVISAAHRPHPMASAWRHIQREIMSLSSEGDTSTQKRGVALARALAMTTYRSTEEFEERFQGDTVVAYIEAQGKRYSEAVNPACYQTLSASIDHPCPYPSLEGPPCHILGFWEDRLVPPSILKELSALTEGSLHLHHSLYGHDGFLKEIDLLWELIPRFLGR, from the coding sequence GTGCTAGATACACACAAAGACCATCAAGAGATTTCCCAAGTTAGTGAGGCCAGTCATGTGGCGACCTTAGCCATTGCTGGAGATGTCTTGGGCCTAGCGGAAATTCCAAAGGTTAACGTTGCCTATCATCTGCAAGGGAATCCAAGCCAGCCCTGGGTAGCTGTTCAGGGTGGGATCTCTGCCCATCGTGGCGCTGGGCTTGCGATTGCCGGACGGCAGCCCTGGTGGCGGGACGTGGTTGGTCCTCACAAGGCTATCAACACCCAGCAAGTGGCGGTGCTATCCATTGATTTTATTGGTGGAGGGGATGGAAGCTCAGGACCCAAAGACGACAGTTGGCCCTCTGCAACGCAGGTCAGTCCAGAGGTTCAGGCCCGAGCGATCCAGCAAGTCATGGTCCATCATCGGATTCCTCAGTTGAAAGCCTTTGTAGGCGCTTCCTACGGTGGGCAGATTGGACTGAGTTTTCGTTCATTGTTTGCTGATTGCCTTGAGCGCTTGATTGTGATTAGCGCCGCCCATCGACCACATCCTATGGCAAGTGCCTGGCGGCATATCCAAAGAGAAATCATGAGTCTAAGTTCGGAAGGCGATACTTCGACTCAGAAGCGTGGGGTTGCCTTGGCGAGAGCCTTGGCGATGACCACCTATCGTTCCACTGAAGAGTTTGAGGAACGGTTTCAAGGGGATACAGTGGTTGCCTACATCGAGGCTCAAGGCAAACGCTACAGTGAGGCGGTGAACCCCGCCTGCTACCAGACGCTCTCCGCATCTATCGATCATCCTTGCCCCTACCCATCTTTGGAAGGGCCTCCATGCCATATCCTTGGGTTTTGGGAGGATCGGCTCGTTCCACCATCGATTCTCAAAGAGCTTTCTGCTTTGACAGAAGGCTCTCTTCATCTCCATCACTCCCTTTATGGGCACGATGGGTTTCTCAAAGAAATAGACTTGCTGTGGGAGCTGATTCCCCGGTTTTTAGGGAGGTAG
- the metB gene encoding cystathionine gamma-synthase, with amino-acid sequence MSHNRSNSFHPVTRVVRQGVEDDSHHGAVIPPIHLSSTFSFEGYQSKRRYDYTRSGNPTRDLLAEAINDLEGGAGAVITNTGMSAINLVLQHLSPGDRVIASHDCYGGTYRLLDHLRKRGSIHVDFVDFNRPGALGDLKNQNVQLCWLETPSNPLLRITDVRRVADHLPDKALLVVDNTFLTPVGQQAFALGADIVVHSTTKYINGHSDVVGGAVVAKTPELAERLAWLANCFGLTGAPFDSYLTLRGLRTLPIRFAQHQKNAQEVASFLADHSAVKKVYYPGLPSHEGHSVAKKQQDGFGAMISFSLAADAEDIPIFLSQLKLFSLAESLGGVESLIAHPASMTHAAMDPDARLRAGIGDTLLRLSIGIEDAGDLISDLRAGLTAIESRPRLKTRVAREACL; translated from the coding sequence ATGAGTCATAACCGTTCAAATTCATTTCATCCTGTGACCCGTGTTGTTCGTCAAGGAGTTGAAGACGATTCCCACCATGGTGCGGTGATTCCTCCGATTCACCTAAGTTCAACGTTTAGCTTCGAAGGATATCAAAGCAAGAGGCGTTACGATTACACTCGATCCGGAAATCCGACCCGGGACCTTCTTGCAGAAGCGATCAATGATTTGGAAGGGGGGGCTGGTGCGGTCATCACAAACACCGGCATGTCAGCGATTAATCTTGTTTTACAGCACCTTTCTCCCGGAGATAGGGTGATCGCCAGTCATGACTGCTACGGCGGCACCTACCGGCTCTTAGACCACCTGCGAAAGCGAGGTTCCATTCACGTTGACTTTGTTGATTTTAACCGTCCCGGCGCCCTTGGAGACCTTAAAAACCAAAACGTTCAGCTTTGCTGGCTAGAAACACCGAGCAACCCTCTGCTTCGCATTACAGACGTTCGTCGCGTAGCGGATCACCTCCCTGACAAAGCGCTACTCGTGGTGGATAATACCTTCTTAACGCCAGTAGGGCAGCAGGCCTTTGCCTTAGGGGCTGATATCGTGGTTCATTCAACAACTAAGTACATCAATGGCCATAGCGATGTGGTTGGCGGTGCGGTTGTCGCGAAGACCCCTGAACTAGCGGAGCGCCTAGCTTGGTTGGCCAATTGTTTTGGTTTAACGGGTGCGCCCTTTGACAGCTATCTCACCCTCAGGGGTCTCAGAACCTTACCGATCCGTTTTGCTCAACACCAAAAGAATGCACAGGAGGTAGCAAGTTTTCTGGCTGACCACAGCGCTGTGAAGAAAGTGTATTATCCGGGTCTCCCATCTCATGAAGGCCACAGTGTGGCTAAAAAGCAGCAGGATGGCTTCGGAGCGATGATTAGTTTTAGTCTAGCAGCTGATGCAGAAGATATCCCCATTTTTCTATCCCAACTCAAGCTTTTCTCACTGGCAGAATCCCTGGGCGGAGTCGAAAGTTTGATCGCCCACCCAGCATCCATGACTCATGCAGCCATGGACCCAGATGCGCGTCTTAGGGCAGGTATAGGCGATACCCTACTGCGCTTGTCTATTGGAATTGAAGACGCAGGGGACTTGATTTCTGATCTTAGGGCTGGATTAACAGCTATAGAGTCACGCCCCCGACTTAAGACTCGTGTCGCTCGGGAAGCTTGCTTGTGA
- a CDS encoding acyltransferase family protein, whose protein sequence is MKRNALEAINGLRFFAIIHLITFHFLAHHRAVFKNEGYWAELPSFLLQVITSGATATGLFFILSGFILTYVYASPDLKQIKGSKSEFFRNRIARIWPLHITIMTGLLIFQGPNAVAGMKQWLINATLLQTFIPTSVDSWNTPAWAASAMMLFYVLFPILLRFFAKRSQRSLVLVSLSLIACNWLLCTGFYHTFEGLSADNRRLFIASFYYSPVIWLTYFSLGIITGLRLLRSKQEEKITRWSGLRADLMLLAMLTSFLFIGAVPHVYMRHALFMAFQVVLIGALAHEKGALAWLCRRSWVQKLAHASFTMYLLHAPLFTLWTKALRPEGHMPLWGIIGYYGVLFTIAPWLENHFVPRGRRLINQLLTPRKPQISPLTGEETVSQASFPSDTSLKSGA, encoded by the coding sequence ATGAAACGAAACGCCTTAGAGGCTATCAACGGCCTGCGTTTTTTTGCAATTATCCACCTTATTACATTCCACTTTCTAGCTCATCACAGAGCGGTGTTCAAGAACGAGGGCTATTGGGCCGAGCTGCCATCGTTTCTCTTACAAGTCATAACTTCTGGAGCTACAGCTACTGGCCTTTTCTTTATCCTATCCGGTTTTATTCTAACTTATGTATATGCCTCGCCCGATCTCAAGCAGATCAAGGGCTCCAAAAGTGAATTTTTTAGAAATCGAATCGCTCGTATCTGGCCACTTCATATCACAATCATGACTGGTCTGCTCATTTTCCAAGGCCCCAATGCAGTTGCCGGCATGAAGCAATGGCTAATCAATGCCACCCTCCTACAAACCTTCATTCCCACCAGCGTTGATAGTTGGAATACTCCGGCCTGGGCTGCTTCTGCTATGATGTTATTCTACGTCCTATTCCCAATCTTGCTTCGTTTTTTCGCCAAGAGATCCCAGCGTTCTCTGGTGCTGGTGAGCCTTTCTTTAATTGCCTGCAACTGGCTTTTGTGTACTGGATTTTATCATACATTCGAAGGCCTCTCAGCTGACAATCGTCGGCTATTTATTGCTTCGTTCTATTACTCACCAGTTATCTGGCTGACTTACTTCTCCCTAGGTATCATCACGGGACTCCGGCTATTAAGATCTAAGCAGGAAGAAAAGATCACAAGGTGGTCTGGGCTAAGGGCAGATCTTATGCTGCTTGCAATGCTGACCTCTTTTCTTTTCATCGGTGCCGTACCTCATGTATATATGCGCCACGCCCTATTCATGGCCTTTCAGGTGGTTCTGATCGGTGCCTTAGCTCATGAAAAGGGAGCCCTAGCGTGGCTCTGCCGAAGATCGTGGGTTCAAAAGCTAGCTCATGCCAGCTTTACCATGTATCTACTTCACGCACCACTTTTTACCCTTTGGACCAAGGCTCTGCGCCCCGAGGGACACATGCCCCTATGGGGAATCATTGGCTACTACGGAGTCCTATTCACCATTGCACCCTGGCTAGAAAATCATTTTGTGCCACGAGGCCGGCGCCTTATTAATCAGCTCCTGACGCCGAGAAAGCCTCAAATCTCTCCGCTCACTGGGGAAGAAACTGTCTCACAAGCAAGCTTCCCGAGCGACACGAGTCTTAAGTCGGGGGCGTGA